From Planococcus halocryophilus, the proteins below share one genomic window:
- the aceB gene encoding malate synthase A, translated as MTIKGEEVPGMETILTPEALDFIEKLHTNFDKRRVKLLEKRQVRQKEIDAGKKLDFLPETKHIRNNNWTIAPLPEDMKDRRVEITGPTNRKMLINALNSGAKMFMADLEDATAPNWFNVIDGQINLRDAVRRQIDFEAAETGKKYALNEKTAVLMVRPRGWHLMEKNILIDGQPISGSLVDFGLYFFHNAKELIERGTGPYFYLPKMESHLEARLWNDVFVFAQNELGIPQGTIRATVLIETIMAAFEMDEILYELREHSAGLNCGRWDYIFSVIKRMRNLPEYIFPDRSQVTMTVPFMRAYTQLCIKTCHRRNAPALGGMAAQIPVKGNDEANAAAFQKVAEDKRREAMDGHDGTWVAHPGMVAVAMEQFDEHMPIPNQIDNKREDVQVTAEQLVEVPTGTITEEGLRSNISVGIQYIASWLSGNGAAPIHNLMEDAATAEISRSQVWQWIRHPKGVLEDGRNIDLPLFHAVIEEETAKIQQQVGETRYSTGNYAEARKLFTNLTLESEFAEFLTLPGYEKLN; from the coding sequence ATGACGATAAAAGGTGAAGAAGTTCCAGGAATGGAAACAATTTTAACTCCTGAAGCATTAGACTTTATTGAGAAACTGCATACTAATTTCGACAAACGACGCGTTAAGCTTTTGGAAAAGCGACAAGTACGTCAAAAAGAAATTGATGCTGGAAAAAAATTAGACTTTTTGCCAGAAACGAAACATATACGCAATAACAATTGGACGATTGCTCCGCTTCCTGAAGATATGAAAGACCGCCGTGTTGAAATTACAGGTCCGACAAACCGTAAAATGCTTATTAATGCGTTAAATTCTGGAGCCAAAATGTTTATGGCAGACTTAGAAGATGCTACTGCACCCAACTGGTTTAATGTCATTGACGGCCAAATCAACTTACGAGATGCGGTTCGGCGACAAATTGATTTTGAAGCTGCTGAAACTGGAAAAAAATATGCATTAAATGAAAAAACGGCAGTTTTAATGGTTCGCCCTCGTGGTTGGCACTTGATGGAGAAAAACATACTTATTGATGGACAACCGATTTCCGGTAGCTTAGTCGATTTCGGATTATACTTTTTCCATAATGCTAAGGAATTGATTGAACGCGGAACAGGTCCTTATTTCTATCTTCCAAAAATGGAAAGTCATTTAGAAGCGCGTCTTTGGAATGATGTTTTCGTTTTCGCACAAAATGAATTAGGGATTCCTCAAGGGACGATACGCGCAACCGTATTGATTGAAACTATTATGGCCGCTTTTGAAATGGACGAAATTTTATACGAATTACGCGAACATTCAGCTGGTCTAAATTGCGGTCGTTGGGACTATATTTTCAGTGTCATCAAACGAATGCGCAATTTACCAGAATACATTTTCCCGGATCGTTCACAAGTAACCATGACAGTCCCGTTTATGCGAGCTTACACACAATTGTGTATTAAAACGTGTCACAGACGCAATGCACCGGCGCTTGGCGGAATGGCAGCACAAATTCCCGTTAAAGGAAATGACGAAGCCAATGCCGCGGCTTTTCAAAAAGTGGCTGAAGACAAACGGCGTGAAGCCATGGACGGTCATGATGGAACGTGGGTTGCACACCCTGGAATGGTCGCGGTCGCGATGGAACAGTTTGATGAGCACATGCCTATACCAAACCAAATTGATAACAAACGCGAAGACGTTCAAGTTACTGCGGAACAATTGGTAGAAGTGCCAACTGGAACCATTACAGAAGAGGGATTACGCTCAAACATTTCAGTCGGCATTCAATACATTGCTTCCTGGTTATCGGGAAATGGCGCGGCTCCTATTCATAACTTAATGGAAGATGCTGCAACTGCTGAAATTTCCCGCTCCCAAGTATGGCAGTGGATTCGCCATCCTAAAGGTGTTTTAGAGGATGGACGAAATATCGACCTTCCTTTGTTCCATGCAGTGATTGAAGAAGAAACGGCTAAGATCCAACAACAGGTTGGCGAAACAAGATATTCAACCGGTAATTATGCGGAAGCCCGTAAGTTGTTTACAAATCTTACTTTAGAAAGTGAATTTGCTGAATTTTTGACACTGCCAGGTTATGAAAAGCTAAACTAA